CTGAAGCATCAAGTTATCTAGCCTCTACTTGGGAATAATGTAGAAATGTTGCAGTATTATTGTGCCTTTAGGTATATTATAAAAACGAGCTGCTTGTTAAATATCTAATTTGTCTTAATAAGAAACAAAGCTGCAGAAATTCCAGCAATTTTAGCAAAATTGGAGATGGAAAAAATGTTCTAAGTTCAATCTTATAATTTCTTCTTGCACCTAATAAATCATAAGATTGAACCGAGAGCTCCAGCCCCTTCCCTTTTCGTTTCACGCTTTCGATCCTGGCCGTGAGAACCGGAACTCAACTGGATGCAGCGCGGATTTCCTGTTGTTTATGTTATTTAAGTATTTTTGTGTAAATCTACAAGTTTAACTAAAAAGGTGTTAATGATCACCATTCTTTCTTTGTTACAGGACGAATGGATATTGACATAAATCTGGTGGAGGACAGCAGGCGACTCGCTAAGCAGTGTAAAATGACAGATCTAATAGAAGAGCTGGAGAATAAATGTAAACAGGTCTATGACTTTGGTAAGACGTCACCCTGCCTGATCCGTTTGTTTGTGTAGAACTGTTTTTTCTCCAATTGTGTTTTCTTTCATACTGAAGTGTCATCCAAGCCAGGCACCTATGTGCATGTTCTCAGCCTGGAGCCTCACACGTGTCAACTCCAGGAGGAGATGGCTCAGTTAGCGGACAGCGCCTTACCCACTGAACTACAAGTAAGGACACAGTGGCAATGAAATCATGATGTTTAACACACCACAGCTGTTTTTATAAGTTGTCTTCTGCTATTTCTGCTCAGGTAGGATTTGGTGAGCTTCCTTTCAACAGAGTCAACCGTTTCCCAACTTATCCTGATATCTGCTTCAGAGTGGAGGGTTATGATTTCTTGTGTCATAAGGTACAAGCTGCAGCACTCACACTCTGTCCAGATCCTCGTGAATGCAAATGCCAGATTTGTTGTTGCGGGTATGTTTGCAGGCCTTTTTCTGTGGACGCAGTGATTATTTTAAAGCCTTACTGGAGGATCACTTCAGCGAGGGAGAGCAGCTGCAGTCCCAGCCCAGCACCCCCATGCTTACGTTACACAACATCCCCCATGAAATCTTCATCCACATCATGTACTACATCTACACGGACGACACGGAGGTTTGTGCTCAGCTTCTGCAAACAAATGAGATGCTCATTGTGATGAACTACATCATCATCAAATGCTTTTTGTTGCCGTTTGTTTCCTGACTGGTTACTCTTCGTGTGCAGCTGAGGATGGAGGATGTGTTTGATGTTCTGTGCGTAGCTGACATGTACCTGCTGCCGGGGTTGAAGCGTCTCTGTGGGAAGACACTCGCGAAGACGATATGCGAGGAAaacgtcctgcacatgtggaagaCGGCCAAGCTTTTCCGTCTCTCTCGGCTGGAAGATCAATGCACAGAGTTCATGGCCAAGATCATTGAGCGGGTGGGTGTCTGTTTCTACGTGATGATGTCATCCAAGTTTCATTAAGCCTGAATAACCGTATGCTTTAGAAAGAGTTTGTTTTATTATTGTTCCAGCCTCAGATTTGGTGTTTATAGAGTATTTTTGGACTTCTATATTAAACCTtttgagttttttttcttttttcttccaaaACTACCAACTGATCTGAGCAGCAGTTGACCTGTAACCACCTTGTGCTTCAAAATAAAAATTATAATGGACAGGTTAAGGTGGTGAAATATTCTTAAATATATGGGTGTGTGGGTGCATGCTTTTATTTGGCCTTCATTAAGTTTGATGGGGGGAGATTGCTTTAGAGGCAGAACAGTTGTTTGTGCTATCTGACTAGCCTTTTATCTTTGGCACCACATTTCTAACTAAAGTCTACTTTCAGAGGCCACATTACAATATTTTCATATCTGTATTTGGATAAAAGCTTTGATAGTGTTGGAGCTGTGAGAAGTGGTGTGGGAAAGCGTGCTTACATCCTGAATTCACGTCCATGCACCCATCTCACCTGTGTGTCACAGCTGGTGGAGCAGGCTGAGTTTGCGGAGATCATCAAGGAGGATGCTGCATCGCTGGAGGAGCGACAGGAGACGGACTCCGTCCCTCTGGTGGACGACATCCGCTACCAC
The sequence above is a segment of the Nothobranchius furzeri strain GRZ-AD chromosome 15, NfurGRZ-RIMD1, whole genome shotgun sequence genome. Coding sequences within it:
- the abtb1 gene encoding ankyrin repeat and BTB/POZ domain-containing protein 1, whose product is MDVYDLFSSCRKGDICRVRYLVEQRDVDLNVRDKWDSTPLYYACLCGHEELVQYLLASGAKCEANTFDGERCVYGSLSDSIRRLLKDYKCVSVRAMQRNDFNYFLHMLLEQGQHSDVKFQVHGQTFPAHRCVLSARSEYFTEMFETKWNGKSLITLKHPLINPAAFGAILQYFYTGRMDIDINLVEDSRRLAKQCKMTDLIEELENKCKQVYDFVSSKPGTYVHVLSLEPHTCQLQEEMAQLADSALPTELQVGFGELPFNRVNRFPTYPDICFRVEGYDFLCHKAFFCGRSDYFKALLEDHFSEGEQLQSQPSTPMLTLHNIPHEIFIHIMYYIYTDDTELRMEDVFDVLCVADMYLLPGLKRLCGKTLAKTICEENVLHMWKTAKLFRLSRLEDQCTEFMAKIIERLVEQAEFAEIIKEDAASLEERQETDSVPLVDDIRYHIASNVQTYSAIEEANQKLEALEELLSSINIDC